Proteins encoded in a region of the Acidobacteriota bacterium genome:
- a CDS encoding amino acid racemase, which yields MKTLGIIGGIGPESTIEYYSFIIESYRNQDPDGNYPSLFINSINLKLMIELITANRLAEVADILTVEIEKLARAGADFALLSANTPHIVFDELERRSPIPLLSIVQATCDAAKAMGLKKLGLFGSRFTMQAKFYPDTFARQGITIVTPEPDDQDFIHAKYMGELINGVFLDETRQALLAILERFRQATGIEGLILGGTELPIILREAAKDGFPFLDTTKIHVAAAVARMLAD from the coding sequence ATGAAAACGCTCGGAATCATCGGTGGAATCGGGCCGGAATCCACCATCGAATACTACAGCTTCATCATCGAATCGTACCGTAATCAGGACCCGGACGGGAACTATCCCTCGCTGTTCATCAACAGCATTAACCTGAAACTGATGATCGAGCTGATCACAGCCAATCGGCTCGCTGAAGTCGCCGACATTTTGACTGTAGAAATCGAAAAGCTCGCCCGCGCCGGAGCCGACTTTGCACTACTGTCTGCCAACACGCCGCACATTGTGTTTGACGAATTGGAGCGACGTTCGCCCATCCCGCTGCTCAGCATTGTGCAGGCGACCTGCGACGCGGCAAAAGCGATGGGATTGAAGAAACTCGGCTTGTTTGGGAGTCGCTTCACGATGCAGGCGAAGTTTTACCCCGACACGTTTGCGCGACAGGGAATCACGATTGTGACGCCGGAACCCGACGATCAGGATTTTATCCACGCGAAATACATGGGCGAACTGATCAACGGCGTGTTTCTGGACGAAACGCGCCAAGCCTTGCTGGCCATTCTGGAGCGATTCAGACAAGCGACGGGAATTGAAGGATTGATTTTAGGCGGAACCGAATTACCGATCATCCTGCGCGAAGCGGCTAAAGATGGCTTCCCATTTTTGGACACCACCAAAATTCACGTTGCAGCCGCCGTTGCTCGAATGTTGGCCGACTGA
- a CDS encoding endonuclease/exonuclease/phosphatase, with translation MPSQYQFAFWNLENLFDIENSPRREDKLQRAIGSDLKGWTQAQLDRKVGQLSSIIRQINNGRGPDLMGVCEVENAFVMQLLKDSLAPLGRNYAVVHHDMSDHRGIDIAFIYDADLLTFEALFSHFVMRRTATRDILQINFRTHLGRQLVVVGNHWPSRSGGEEQSAGYRAIAGETLAYFHERILEELGDNTPVLAMGDFNDEPFNVSLTDYALSTRSRQKVISADLSRFFNLMWPSLGQGIGSLYFDNFPNLLDQFLANKNLLKDTGAIRIVPDSVQVLRFPEMVDTGRYPKPIPFGGMGKAVNPNGFSDHFPIAVTVLEAD, from the coding sequence ATGCCTAGCCAATATCAATTCGCTTTTTGGAATTTGGAAAACCTTTTCGACATCGAAAACTCTCCGCGCCGCGAAGACAAACTGCAACGCGCCATCGGCAGTGACCTGAAAGGATGGACGCAAGCGCAGTTGGATCGAAAAGTCGGCCAGTTGTCGTCCATCATTCGCCAGATCAACAACGGCCGTGGGCCCGATCTGATGGGCGTTTGTGAGGTGGAAAATGCCTTTGTCATGCAACTGCTGAAGGATTCTCTTGCGCCGCTGGGCCGCAATTACGCCGTTGTCCATCACGATATGTCCGATCATCGCGGCATTGACATTGCGTTTATTTACGATGCGGATTTGCTCACCTTCGAAGCCTTATTCAGTCATTTCGTCATGCGTCGCACGGCAACGCGCGACATTTTGCAGATCAATTTCCGAACTCATTTGGGGCGCCAGCTTGTCGTCGTCGGAAATCACTGGCCTTCTCGGAGCGGCGGCGAAGAACAATCGGCTGGCTATCGCGCTATTGCGGGCGAAACGTTGGCTTATTTCCACGAACGCATTCTGGAAGAACTTGGCGACAACACCCCCGTGTTAGCGATGGGAGATTTCAACGACGAACCGTTCAATGTTTCGCTGACGGATTACGCGCTCAGCACGCGCAGCCGCCAGAAAGTCATCAGCGCCGACCTTTCGCGCTTTTTCAATTTGATGTGGCCGAGCCTGGGGCAGGGCATCGGCTCCCTGTATTTCGACAACTTCCCAAATTTGCTGGATCAGTTTCTGGCCAACAAAAATTTGCTGAAAGATACTGGCGCCATCAGAATCGTGCCCGACTCCGTTCAAGTGCTGCGGTTTCCTGAAATGGTGGACACGGGCCGCTATCCCAAACCCATTCCCTTCGGCGGCATGGGCAAAGCCGTCAACCCGAATGGATTTAGCGACCATTTTCCGATTGCGGTAACCGTGCTGGAAGCGGATTAG
- a CDS encoding helix-turn-helix transcriptional regulator, whose translation MAEQKSTDRSAYLNPGQFYGRSVVKQRVSGLILSDLVHNEGKSLPAHSHELGFFSLLLDGAYREFYRTRTIDYEPMTITWHPPGISHRDEIGQEGGTFFTVEVQSSWLDRLREFAAVPESLYDATGGELTWLAMRLYREHKEAQLASPLVIEGVMLEMLAIATRQRMPNEKRPPLWLHRVVQRLREEFQQNLTTGDLAAEAGVHPVHLAAVFRQFHNQTVGEYQQQLRVQFAARQLGNRELPLAEIAQVAGFSDQSHLTRIFKRFSGMTPGAFRTLMSTGKPVAL comes from the coding sequence ATGGCTGAACAGAAATCCACAGATCGCAGTGCTTATCTCAATCCGGGGCAGTTTTATGGCCGGTCGGTCGTCAAACAGCGAGTATCTGGATTAATCTTGTCGGATTTGGTTCATAACGAAGGCAAATCACTGCCCGCGCATTCGCACGAACTGGGGTTTTTCAGCCTGTTGTTGGACGGCGCATACCGCGAGTTTTATCGAACCCGAACGATTGATTATGAACCGATGACCATCACCTGGCATCCGCCTGGGATTTCTCATCGTGACGAAATCGGCCAAGAAGGTGGCACGTTTTTCACCGTCGAAGTGCAAAGCTCCTGGCTGGATCGGTTGCGCGAATTTGCCGCCGTGCCGGAATCTTTGTACGACGCCACTGGCGGAGAATTAACCTGGTTGGCGATGCGACTGTATCGGGAGCATAAGGAAGCGCAACTGGCTTCGCCGCTGGTGATCGAAGGCGTGATGCTGGAAATGCTGGCTATTGCGACGCGACAGCGAATGCCGAACGAAAAACGCCCGCCTTTGTGGCTCCATCGGGTCGTCCAGCGGTTGCGCGAAGAGTTTCAACAAAACCTGACGACCGGCGATTTGGCCGCCGAGGCAGGCGTGCATCCGGTGCATCTGGCGGCAGTTTTCCGCCAATTTCACAACCAAACCGTTGGCGAATACCAGCAACAACTCCGCGTACAATTTGCCGCCAGACAACTGGGCAATCGGGAACTGCCGCTGGCCGAAATCGCACAGGTCGCGGGCTTTTCCGACCAGAGCCACCTGACGCGCATTTTCAAACGCTTCAGCGGCATGACGCCCGGCGCATTTCGCACGCTGATGTCCACAGGCAAACCCGTCGCGTTGTAA
- a CDS encoding DUF2164 domain-containing protein, giving the protein MTIELNKDAKQNALESLQKYFEVNMDEPLGNLAAGGLLNFILEEIGPSIYNKGVADAQERIQARVSELDFEVHADEFQYWRKPAKGRK; this is encoded by the coding sequence ATGACAATCGAACTGAACAAAGATGCAAAACAGAATGCGCTGGAATCGCTACAAAAATACTTCGAGGTGAACATGGACGAACCGCTGGGCAATCTGGCGGCGGGTGGGTTGCTGAACTTCATTCTGGAAGAAATCGGGCCGAGCATTTACAACAAAGGCGTCGCGGATGCGCAGGAACGAATACAAGCCCGTGTGAGCGAATTGGATTTTGAAGTTCATGCCGACGAATTCCAGTACTGGCGCAAACCGGCAAAAGGGCGCAAGTAA
- a CDS encoding protein kinase, which translates to MTPLAPGKTLSHYRILEQLGQGGQATAYKAEDTRLNRLVVVKTLLPELAASQTARRRFEREAKLASVLDHPNICSIFDIGESDGWFYIVMPFIPGRTLKQVVGGQPLSLRSALSIAIQIADALVAAHARGIIHRDIKPSNIIVNDQGQVKVLDFGLAKMLGGDEIYDPDKSMTELGVPYGTMGYGSPEQAAGERVDHRTDVFSLGVLLYEMITGHQPFTGRNRIEILHAVINANPEPICDDCPTAPEHLQVILDRALAKNPKDRFSTMAEMLEALKAQMRELTGESVSSFDLANSAIAPQRARTSWKMGSALGRVFGGGIFGKKRNGQAGNSQSPTRPLSQPAAELPTSSSPKSDSTQRSAGSSTGATSRPPTWGTESKRTIAVLPFKNLSGNAEDNFYEISLADGIIAELAHLRSLVVRPSQYIARYAGQNIEPRQVGEELAVSTVLVGSFIKSANRFRVTTQLLATESGEILWSDKIDLAADDLLKIQDTIAERVIAGLKLKLTEEEQQKLEKPLTTNAEAYEFYLRGRDLLFKYISHSFNDQDLDVAIKMLEEAVRLDPNFARAHYTLGRCLVHHGQGYGGQLYFEKAEAALTRALELDPKLAGARLQMVYVYLNKGEKEKALATLADARREAPHDPTVFIIAGMLYRLNGLYDRALKQYDKLLELNPRDVVIASYNRGRLYMYRHEYDRAIAELEKGRAAEPDHPLIKTFLAITYFNQGDIDRCQSLTEEVLRQNPHFDPLQIVLAWCLSSRGQHEKARALITNQVKETAAADHDVAVWLASFYAMEKRRDEAIEWIKKAVALGNENYPLFADNNRFDNLRCDLRFIDLLSALKQKWEERR; encoded by the coding sequence ATGACCCCGCTCGCGCCCGGCAAGACACTTTCTCACTACCGCATTCTCGAACAGCTAGGACAGGGCGGGCAGGCAACGGCCTACAAAGCCGAAGACACGCGGCTCAATCGCCTGGTTGTTGTCAAAACCCTGCTTCCCGAACTCGCCGCCAGCCAGACGGCTCGCCGCCGGTTTGAACGCGAAGCCAAACTCGCCTCGGTGCTGGACCATCCCAACATCTGTTCCATTTTCGACATTGGCGAAAGCGACGGCTGGTTTTACATCGTCATGCCGTTTATTCCCGGTCGGACGTTGAAACAGGTGGTTGGCGGGCAGCCTCTTTCGCTGCGCAGCGCGCTTTCCATCGCCATTCAGATTGCTGATGCGCTGGTTGCGGCGCACGCGCGCGGCATCATTCACCGTGACATCAAACCGTCGAACATCATCGTCAACGACCAGGGACAGGTGAAAGTCCTGGATTTCGGATTGGCCAAAATGCTGGGTGGCGATGAAATCTACGATCCGGACAAATCCATGACTGAACTTGGTGTGCCATACGGAACGATGGGCTATGGCTCGCCGGAACAGGCCGCCGGAGAGCGCGTGGATCATCGGACGGACGTATTCAGTTTGGGCGTATTGTTGTACGAAATGATCACTGGCCACCAACCATTCACGGGGCGCAATCGCATCGAAATTCTGCATGCCGTGATCAATGCCAATCCTGAGCCGATTTGTGACGATTGCCCGACCGCGCCGGAACATCTGCAAGTCATCCTTGATCGAGCGCTGGCCAAAAATCCCAAAGACCGGTTTTCGACAATGGCCGAAATGTTGGAAGCATTAAAAGCGCAGATGCGCGAATTGACCGGGGAATCGGTTTCATCTTTCGACCTGGCCAATAGCGCGATTGCACCGCAGCGCGCCCGAACTTCATGGAAGATGGGAAGCGCGCTCGGCAGAGTGTTCGGCGGAGGCATCTTTGGCAAAAAGCGAAACGGCCAGGCAGGCAACAGCCAATCGCCAACGCGACCGCTGAGCCAACCGGCGGCGGAATTGCCTACATCGTCTTCCCCGAAAAGCGATTCCACACAGCGAAGCGCGGGCAGCAGCACAGGCGCAACTTCGCGCCCGCCGACTTGGGGAACCGAAAGCAAACGCACCATCGCCGTGTTGCCATTCAAAAACCTTTCAGGAAACGCCGAAGACAATTTTTACGAAATTTCGCTGGCGGACGGAATCATTGCCGAACTGGCGCATTTGCGCTCGTTGGTGGTTCGCCCTTCACAATATATTGCGCGTTACGCCGGGCAGAACATCGAACCGCGCCAGGTCGGCGAAGAATTGGCCGTCAGTACGGTGCTGGTCGGCAGTTTCATTAAATCCGCCAATCGGTTCCGCGTGACGACGCAATTGCTGGCGACGGAAAGCGGCGAGATTTTGTGGAGTGACAAGATTGATCTGGCCGCTGACGATTTGCTGAAGATTCAGGACACCATTGCCGAACGCGTCATCGCCGGTTTGAAGTTGAAGTTGACCGAAGAAGAGCAGCAGAAACTCGAAAAGCCGCTGACCACCAACGCCGAAGCTTACGAGTTTTACCTGCGTGGACGTGACCTGCTGTTCAAATACATTTCGCATAGCTTCAATGACCAGGATTTGGACGTGGCGATCAAAATGCTGGAAGAGGCCGTCCGGCTCGACCCGAATTTCGCTCGCGCGCATTACACGCTCGGACGTTGTCTGGTTCACCACGGCCAGGGGTATGGCGGCCAGCTTTACTTTGAAAAAGCCGAGGCTGCATTGACGCGCGCGTTGGAACTGGACCCGAAACTGGCCGGCGCGCGGTTGCAGATGGTGTACGTCTATCTGAACAAAGGCGAAAAGGAAAAGGCGCTGGCGACGTTGGCCGATGCGCGCCGCGAAGCGCCGCACGACCCGACGGTGTTCATCATCGCCGGAATGCTGTACCGGTTGAATGGATTGTACGACCGTGCGCTGAAACAATACGACAAGCTGCTGGAACTCAACCCGCGCGATGTTGTCATCGCCAGTTACAACCGCGGGCGGTTGTACATGTATCGCCACGAATATGATCGTGCCATCGCCGAACTGGAAAAAGGCCGAGCCGCCGAACCCGATCATCCGTTGATCAAAACCTTTCTGGCGATCACCTATTTCAATCAGGGCGACATTGACCGATGCCAGTCCCTAACCGAAGAGGTCTTGCGCCAGAACCCCCATTTCGATCCGCTGCAAATTGTGCTGGCCTGGTGTTTGAGTTCGCGCGGCCAACACGAAAAAGCCCGCGCGCTGATTACGAATCAGGTCAAAGAAACCGCCGCCGCCGACCACGACGTTGCCGTCTGGTTGGCGTCGTTTTATGCCATGGAAAAACGGCGCGACGAAGCCATCGAATGGATTAAAAAAGCCGTTGCGCTGGGGAATGAAAATTACCCGCTGTTTGCCGACAACAATCGGTTTGACAATCTGCGTTGCGATTTGCGCTTCATTGACTTGTTGAGTGCGCTGAAGCAAAAGTGGGAAGAGCGCAGATAG
- the mgtE gene encoding magnesium transporter has translation MPTVEELRERINLRLEESFMGISEQVADLAPEDLVELLNQLKLIEAATVMLMLPVPRAVELFDQPTMTRRGAILEKLEPARAALILEELSADERTDIIQQMGLTERRRVLARVSNEVKTELEHLLSYPDHTAGGIMTTEFVRLNPEMTVGDALRHIRSVAREKESIYACYVLDPANGHLLGAISLRDLVMAEMHQPITKVMRPKPITVHADEDQESVAQKIAKYNLLAVPVLQHDGSVVGFVTVDDVIDVLIEEQTEDILRMAGVEPGALDKPYFDNPILRVVRKRISWLLLLFVAETFTGTVLRHYEGELSTVVALSFFIPLLIGTGGNAGAQTVTTIIRSIALGEIRLKDAWRVLAREMLTGLLIGLAVGVVAFGRTILWHQPMTIALTVAITVLAICTWSTTIGSLIPIVAERFKIDPAVLSAPLITTLVDATGLIIYFSIAKVILQI, from the coding sequence ATGCCGACAGTAGAAGAATTGCGCGAACGGATCAATCTCCGCCTTGAAGAAAGCTTCATGGGCATCAGCGAGCAGGTCGCAGATTTAGCGCCGGAAGATTTGGTCGAATTGCTGAATCAGTTGAAGCTGATCGAAGCGGCGACTGTCATGTTGATGTTGCCGGTTCCGCGTGCGGTGGAATTATTCGACCAGCCGACCATGACGCGGCGCGGTGCGATTTTGGAAAAGCTCGAACCTGCGCGCGCCGCCTTGATTCTGGAAGAACTCTCAGCCGACGAACGCACAGACATCATCCAACAAATGGGGTTGACCGAACGCCGCCGCGTTCTGGCCAGGGTCAGCAACGAAGTCAAAACTGAACTCGAACACCTGCTCAGTTACCCCGACCATACCGCCGGTGGAATCATGACCACCGAGTTTGTCCGGTTGAACCCGGAGATGACGGTTGGCGATGCGTTGCGCCACATACGGTCTGTTGCTCGCGAAAAGGAATCCATTTACGCCTGTTACGTGCTCGATCCGGCGAACGGACATCTGCTCGGCGCGATTAGTTTGCGCGATCTGGTAATGGCGGAAATGCATCAGCCAATCACCAAAGTCATGCGCCCGAAACCCATCACGGTGCATGCCGACGAAGACCAGGAATCCGTCGCCCAGAAAATCGCCAAGTACAATTTGCTGGCTGTGCCTGTGTTGCAACACGACGGCAGCGTCGTGGGATTTGTCACCGTGGACGATGTGATTGACGTTCTGATCGAAGAGCAAACCGAAGACATTTTGCGCATGGCGGGCGTCGAACCCGGTGCGTTGGACAAACCCTATTTCGACAACCCGATTTTGCGCGTCGTGCGCAAGCGAATTAGCTGGTTGTTGTTGTTGTTCGTGGCAGAAACCTTCACCGGCACGGTGCTGCGACATTACGAAGGGGAACTGTCCACTGTCGTCGCGCTATCGTTTTTCATCCCGCTGTTGATTGGCACGGGAGGAAATGCCGGAGCGCAAACTGTGACAACGATCATTCGCAGCATTGCGCTTGGAGAAATTCGCTTGAAAGACGCCTGGCGTGTGCTTGCGCGTGAAATGTTAACCGGATTGTTGATTGGATTGGCAGTGGGCGTCGTTGCGTTTGGCCGCACGATCCTTTGGCATCAGCCGATGACCATTGCCTTGACGGTAGCGATTACGGTGCTGGCCATTTGCACCTGGTCAACCACAATTGGTTCTTTGATCCCGATTGTGGCGGAACGCTTCAAAATTGACCCGGCAGTGCTTTCAGCTCCATTGATCACAACTTTAGTGGACGCGACAGGGTTAATCATTTACTTCAGTATCGCCAAAGTAATTTTGCAGATTTGA
- a CDS encoding protein tyrosine phosphatase family protein produces MKRREFVVSSSLGLMALATNAIGQDKKQYVCPPCGCSHDGEIHTEPGTCPACSMTLVEKTPAMDELTAIPNFLKLTDKVWTGGQPTMTHLAKLKAEGAKVIINLRPHSEHNGEREAAKAKELGISYFNIPIVFREPQPEDADDFLKLTDEQMNNGPVFIHCAAAIRVGAFWMIRRVLRDGWEFDKALEEANKIGLRNNANLIEFAKSYIEKNKKK; encoded by the coding sequence ATGAAAAGAAGAGAGTTTGTCGTTTCAAGCTCGCTGGGCTTGATGGCGCTGGCGACCAATGCCATTGGCCAGGACAAGAAACAATATGTTTGTCCGCCTTGCGGTTGCAGCCACGACGGCGAAATCCATACAGAACCGGGCACTTGCCCCGCTTGCAGTATGACGCTGGTCGAAAAAACGCCCGCAATGGATGAACTGACGGCGATTCCAAATTTCCTGAAGCTCACCGACAAAGTTTGGACTGGCGGCCAACCAACAATGACGCATTTGGCAAAGCTGAAAGCCGAAGGCGCAAAAGTCATCATCAATTTGCGTCCGCACAGCGAACACAACGGCGAGCGCGAAGCCGCCAAAGCGAAGGAACTCGGAATCAGTTATTTCAACATTCCGATTGTCTTCCGCGAACCGCAGCCCGAAGACGCAGACGATTTTCTGAAGCTCACCGACGAACAAATGAACAACGGCCCGGTGTTCATTCACTGCGCCGCAGCCATTCGCGTCGGCGCGTTCTGGATGATTCGCCGCGTGCTGCGCGATGGATGGGAATTCGACAAGGCGCTGGAAGAAGCCAACAAGATCGGCCTTCGTAATAACGCCAACTTGATCGAATTCGCCAAAAGCTACATCGAAAAGAACAAGAAAAAATAA
- a CDS encoding type II toxin-antitoxin system RelE/ParE family toxin: protein MSFKVIVEKEAEEDLKAAARWIAQHSSDKAILWYFDATESIESLQTFPARCPLAPESKKFGAEIRHLLFDKYRILFIIEDETVYVLRVRHQAQDVLSSND, encoded by the coding sequence ATGAGTTTCAAAGTCATTGTTGAAAAAGAAGCGGAAGAGGATCTAAAAGCTGCTGCGCGCTGGATAGCACAGCATTCCTCTGATAAAGCGATTCTTTGGTATTTCGACGCGACAGAATCAATTGAAAGTCTGCAAACTTTTCCGGCGCGTTGTCCGCTTGCACCGGAAAGCAAAAAGTTCGGTGCGGAGATTCGCCATCTGCTTTTCGACAAATATCGAATCCTTTTTATCATCGAAGATGAAACTGTCTATGTGCTGCGCGTCAGGCATCAGGCGCAGGATGTGTTAAGCTCGAATGATTGA